In Quercus lobata isolate SW786 chromosome 12, ValleyOak3.0 Primary Assembly, whole genome shotgun sequence, a genomic segment contains:
- the LOC115970993 gene encoding uncharacterized protein LOC115970993 produces the protein MKILIKHTYNDANKFGLTSGANPEKTHGIPEVPPSPTDSDNTTARGAKTEPQDGNKINETAQEEKTKERGKGETTKMTKAETPLLILLPGKGETPETKMIETPILVAARNGLTEMVEQILQKFPPMAIDDKRKEMSRMTKTESTILLAARNGITEMVEHILKKFPVAINEQSEGKNIVLLAAKNRQTHVLLLLLEQDFVKRKLVHEGDKNDNNALHLAAEIGKQKPWLIPGAALQMQWEIKWYEFVKDNMPPHFCYQVNKENKTPEEIFNETHENLVKQGGEWLNKTSESCSVVAALIATVAFASSTTIPGSINETNGTPNLESHTMLTIFAVFSLIALCFSITALFSFLAILTSRYEQKDFRRDLPKKLLLGLTSLLVSITSMLISFCAGHYFMLKNKLKDKAFPVYAVTCLPIVFFAIQQLPLYVDIVWTIFKKVPRSSNKAVSL, from the exons ATGAAAATTCTGATCAAACATACCTACAACGATGCTAATAAGTTTGGCTTAACAAGTGGGGCAAACCCTGAGAAAACACATGGAATTCCGGAGGTACCACCATCACCAACAGACAGTGACAATACCACAGCCAGAGGTGCCAAAACTGAACCACAAGATGGAAATAAGATAAACGAAACTGCTCAAGAAGAGAAAACGAAGGAAAGAG GAAAGGGGGAAACGACTAAAATGACAAAGGCAGAGACACCCTTACTTATTTTACTTCCTGGAAAAGGGGAAACGCCTGAAACAAAAATGATAGAGACACCCATATTGGTTGCGGCAAGAAATGGTCTCACAGAAATGGTCGAGCAAATACTTCAAAAGTTTCCACCAATGGCCATTGATGacaagagaaaagaaatgtCTAGAATGACAAAGACAGAGTCAACCATATTGCTTGCAGCAAGAAATGGTATCACAGAAATGGTTGAGCACATACTCAAAAAGTTTCCAGTGGCCATCAATGAACAGagtgaaggaaaaaatattGTACTTTTGGCCGCGAAGAACAGGCAAACACATGTATTACTGCTACTGCTCGAGCAAGATTTTGTGAAACGTAAATTAGTTCATGAAGGGGATAAAAATGACAACAATGCATTGCATCTAGCAGCTGAGATAGGAAAGCAAAAGCCTTGGCTAATTCCTGGTGCTGCATTGCAAATGCAGTGGGAAATCAAGTGGTATGAG TTTGTAAAAGACAACATGCCTCCACACTTCTGCTATCAAGTGAATAAAGAGAACAAAACCCCAGAAGAAATCTTCAACGAAACACATGAGAATTTAGTCAAGCAAGGAGGCGAGTGGCTAAACAAAACCTCTGAATCCTGCTCAGTTGTGGCTGCTCTCATTGCAACCGTTGCCTTTGCCTCATCAACCACTATCCCGGGCAGCATCAATGAAACAAACGGGACACCAAACCTTGAAAGCCACACGATGCTCACCATCTTTGCCGTCTTCTCACTCATTGCTCTTTGCTTCTCCATCACTGCTTTGTTCTCGTTTCTTGCCATCCTCACTTCTCGgtatgaacaaaaagattttCGTAGAGACTTGCCAAAGAAACTTCTACTTGGCTTAACTTCTCTCCTTGTATCCATTACATCAATGTTGATTTCTTTTTGTGCTGGACATTACTTTATGCTTAAGAATAAATTGAAAGACAAGGCCTTTCCGGTATATGCAGTGACATGTCTGCCGATAGTATTCTTTGCCATACAACAGTTACCGCTCTACGTTGATATTGTATGGACTATTTTCAAGAAGGTTCCCCGATCAAGCAATAAGGCTGTTTCTCTCTAG